A window of Campylobacter ureolyticus contains these coding sequences:
- a CDS encoding transporter substrate-binding domain-containing protein: protein MLFKVVLTFFVSVSFIFGANYDELLQNKNIKIGVSPNMPPFSKSTSNGFAGFEIEFAKALTSKVFPNGMNITFIGIEQSDRLNAVKNKEVDILIAAYTINDERAEQIDFSAPYFSIILSLVSKKSSNIKSKTDLMGKTIATIKNSNSDDWLKKNGINIVYCKNNMECYQKVKNDEAIGFMHNIVSTATIPLIDNNFEISIKFSDLAYMDCVATQKDSSKLLEKINSAIVELSKEGFFKKNYNDTFATFYKGMLDQKYFILDDLYSILFNI from the coding sequence ATGTTATTTAAAGTTGTTTTAACTTTTTTCGTGTCAGTAAGTTTTATTTTTGGAGCAAATTATGATGAACTTTTGCAAAACAAAAATATAAAAATTGGTGTTTCACCAAATATGCCACCTTTTTCTAAATCAACATCTAATGGTTTTGCAGGCTTTGAGATAGAATTTGCTAAAGCTTTGACAAGTAAGGTTTTTCCAAACGGGATGAATATTACATTTATTGGCATAGAGCAATCTGATAGATTAAATGCCGTAAAAAATAAAGAAGTTGATATTTTAATTGCAGCATATACAATAAATGATGAAAGAGCCGAGCAAATAGATTTTTCAGCACCATATTTTTCTATTATTCTTAGTTTGGTATCTAAAAAATCAAGCAATATAAAATCAAAAACAGACCTAATGGGAAAAACCATTGCAACCATAAAAAATTCAAACTCTGATGATTGGCTTAAAAAAAATGGAATAAACATTGTTTATTGTAAAAATAATATGGAATGTTATCAAAAAGTTAAAAACGATGAAGCTATAGGATTTATGCATAATATTGTTTCAACTGCTACAATTCCTTTAATTGACAATAATTTTGAAATTTCTATTAAATTTAGCGATTTGGCTTATATGGATTGTGTTGCAACACAAAAAGATAGCTCAAAACTCTTAGAAAAAATAAACTCTGCTATAGTTGAACTATCAAAAGAAGGGTTTTTCAAAAAGAATTATAACGACACATTTGCTACATTTTATAAAGGAATGTTAGATCAAAAATATTTTATATTAGATGATTTGTATAGTATTTTATTTAATATATAG
- a CDS encoding helicase HerA domain-containing protein produces MLQENLKLFYLGLKENGEPFLYKNKDLTTHAAIIGMTGSGKTGLGITLLEEAAIDNIPSIVIDPKGDMTNLALTFPKMQTDDFLPYIDENEAKSKSMTTKELAEKTAEIWKNGIEGSFQSLDRVNLLKNSAEFKIFTPKSSSGLGISLLSNFEAPINLDEEGLNEYTLSLSNSVLSLIGENDNSKELFLQNIFLANFKKNSNLSIADLIHQIVTPPFSKLGVFDVETLYPANKRMEFAMKLNSLITSPSFAQWCKGEKLDISKMLFNNSGKARCNIFTISHLNDDERMFFVTLLLNEIIRWMRTTDGTSSLRMILYMDEIFGFFPPTSNPPSKTPMLTLLKQARAFGIGCVLSTQNPIDLDYKGLSNIGTWFIGRLQTAQDKNRVISGLTGVGESDKNKLLEQISNLKKRSFLVKNINESNLEIISSRFALSYLKGPLSSDQISNLMADKKENFKPLNLTLSKTKPVISPNIDEYFYYENSSNLIPHILASAKVIYKTKDFEYQKDLNLAIPLVSDEIKWENAFNFNQILSKTAKEDSEFEPLPSFIASNKDLSKEAKDFKDYIFRNIKLTLFEALGEISKPNEEKSDFVIRLNDKCNEILEDETSKFEAKFKAEKEKLEAQIQKAQIKLDKEKSDVKSSGINAAISIGGAILGMFLGNKTLTKTNASKVLTSSKSANRVLNERKDVALAKDALEALENKLNELILEESAKLKELREKYNLKNLDIKTTEIAAKKSDIFDEKIALLWKS; encoded by the coding sequence ATGCTACAAGAAAATTTAAAATTATTTTATTTAGGACTTAAAGAAAATGGTGAGCCATTTTTATATAAAAATAAAGACTTAACAACTCACGCAGCAATTATTGGAATGACTGGAAGTGGAAAAACTGGTCTTGGAATTACGCTTTTAGAAGAAGCTGCCATTGATAATATCCCATCAATTGTAATTGACCCAAAAGGCGATATGACAAATTTAGCTCTTACTTTTCCAAAAATGCAAACAGATGACTTTTTACCATATATTGATGAAAATGAGGCAAAAAGCAAAAGTATGACAACAAAAGAGTTGGCAGAAAAAACAGCTGAAATTTGGAAAAATGGTATTGAGGGGTCATTTCAAAGTTTAGATAGAGTAAATTTATTAAAAAACAGTGCTGAGTTTAAGATATTTACTCCAAAAAGTAGCTCCGGACTTGGAATAAGCCTTTTAAGTAATTTTGAAGCACCTATAAATTTAGATGAAGAAGGCTTAAATGAATACACTCTGTCTTTATCAAACTCTGTATTATCTCTAATAGGAGAAAATGATAATTCAAAAGAGCTTTTTTTACAAAACATATTTTTAGCGAATTTCAAAAAAAATTCAAATTTAAGTATTGCAGATTTGATTCATCAAATAGTAACTCCGCCATTTTCAAAGCTTGGAGTTTTTGATGTAGAAACTCTTTATCCAGCAAATAAAAGAATGGAATTTGCAATGAAACTAAATTCCTTAATCACAAGTCCATCATTTGCACAATGGTGCAAAGGCGAAAAACTCGATATTTCAAAAATGCTTTTTAACAATAGTGGAAAAGCAAGATGCAACATCTTTACAATTTCACATCTAAATGACGATGAAAGAATGTTTTTTGTGACCTTGCTTTTAAATGAAATCATAAGATGGATGAGAACAACTGATGGCACAAGTAGCCTAAGAATGATTTTATATATGGATGAAATTTTTGGCTTTTTTCCACCAACTTCAAACCCACCGTCAAAAACACCAATGCTAACACTTTTAAAACAAGCAAGAGCTTTTGGTATTGGATGTGTTTTATCAACGCAAAACCCAATAGATCTAGACTACAAAGGTCTTTCTAACATAGGCACTTGGTTTATTGGAAGACTTCAAACAGCTCAAGATAAAAATAGAGTAATAAGCGGGCTAACTGGTGTTGGAGAAAGTGATAAAAATAAATTGTTGGAGCAAATTTCAAATCTTAAAAAAAGAAGTTTTTTAGTTAAAAATATAAATGAATCAAATTTAGAAATAATTTCTTCAAGATTTGCATTAAGCTATCTAAAAGGTCCTTTAAGTAGTGATCAAATTTCAAATTTAATGGCCGATAAAAAAGAAAATTTCAAACCATTAAATTTAACACTCTCAAAAACAAAACCTGTGATTTCACCAAATATTGATGAGTATTTTTATTATGAAAACTCATCAAATTTAATACCACATATTTTAGCTAGTGCAAAAGTAATATACAAAACAAAAGATTTTGAATACCAAAAAGATTTAAATTTAGCAATACCGCTTGTCAGTGATGAAATAAAGTGGGAAAATGCCTTTAATTTTAATCAAATTTTAAGCAAAACAGCAAAAGAAGATAGCGAGTTTGAGCCACTTCCTTCATTCATAGCTTCAAATAAAGATTTAAGCAAAGAAGCAAAAGATTTTAAAGATTATATTTTTAGAAATATTAAACTTACACTTTTTGAGGCTCTTGGTGAAATTTCAAAACCAAATGAAGAAAAAAGCGATTTTGTAATAAGACTAAATGATAAATGCAATGAAATTTTAGAGGATGAAACCTCCAAATTTGAAGCTAAATTTAAAGCAGAAAAAGAAAAATTAGAAGCTCAAATTCAAAAAGCTCAAATTAAACTTGATAAAGAAAAATCAGATGTTAAATCAAGTGGAATAAACGCAGCTATTAGTATCGGAGGTGCTATTTTAGGTATGTTTTTAGGAAATAAAACCCTTACAAAAACAAATGCTTCAAAAGTTCTAACTAGTTCAAAAAGTGCAAATAGAGTTTTAAATGAAAGAAAAGATGTCGCACTTGCAAAAGATGCACTTGAAGCACTTGAAAATAAATTAAATGAGCTTATATTGGAAGAAAGCGCAAAACTAAAAGAGCTAAGAGAAAAGTATAATTTAAAAAATTTAGATATTAAAACAACTGAAATTGCAGCTAAAAAAAGTGATATTTTTGATGAAAAAATAGCTCTTTTATGGAAAAGTTAA
- the plsY gene encoding glycerol-3-phosphate 1-O-acyltransferase PlsY, with translation MLYLTAYLIASIPFGVIIVKSLYSVDITKEGSKSIGATNVYRVLKNIDLKNAKKIAIITIICDVLKGFLPIIIAKFAGVDGNVLWMMAVMAVLGHCFSAFLKFEGGKGVATSYGVFAAFLPIEVALSVVVWFFVGKFIKVSSIASLSGIFTFLILSLIIHPQILPINTHAPIIIIVFIVFYKHIPNIKRLIFKEEKQVL, from the coding sequence ATGCTTTATTTGACTGCTTATTTAATAGCCTCAATTCCATTTGGAGTCATTATTGTAAAGTCTCTTTATAGTGTGGACATTACAAAAGAAGGAAGCAAAAGCATTGGAGCAACAAATGTTTATAGAGTTTTAAAAAATATTGATTTAAAAAATGCAAAAAAAATAGCAATTATTACGATAATTTGCGATGTATTAAAAGGCTTTTTGCCTATTATTATTGCCAAATTTGCAGGAGTTGATGGAAATGTTTTATGGATGATGGCAGTAATGGCTGTATTAGGACATTGTTTTAGTGCATTTTTAAAATTTGAAGGTGGAAAAGGTGTGGCAACAAGCTATGGAGTTTTTGCAGCATTCTTACCAATTGAAGTTGCTTTATCAGTAGTTGTTTGGTTTTTTGTAGGAAAATTTATAAAAGTTTCATCCATTGCATCTCTTAGTGGAATTTTTACCTTTTTAATTCTTTCACTAATAATACATCCACAAATTTTACCGATAAACACACATGCACCAATTATAATAATTGTTTTTATTGTGTTTTATAAACACATTCCAAATATTAAAAGACTTATTTTTAAAGAGGAAAAACAGGTTTTATGA
- a CDS encoding dihydroneopterin aldolase, which produces MITVLIENLELKTIIGMLEFERTTTQMIKIDAKFQAHEFIDYALACEIIENEFNKNKFVKVEDALNYFCDFFKKKYPTINYFFMKIIKKEILQNADVGAMIEEIF; this is translated from the coding sequence ATGATAACTGTTTTAATTGAAAATTTAGAACTTAAAACAATTATTGGAATGCTTGAGTTTGAACGCACTACTACTCAAATGATAAAAATAGATGCAAAATTTCAAGCTCATGAGTTTATCGATTATGCGTTAGCTTGTGAAATTATAGAAAATGAGTTTAATAAAAATAAATTTGTAAAAGTTGAAGATGCTTTAAATTATTTTTGTGATTTTTTTAAAAAAAAATACCCAACAATAAATTATTTTTTTATGAAAATTATAAAAAAAGAAATTTTACAAAATGCAGATGTTGGGGCAATGATAGAAGAAATTTTTTAA